In the Pseudomonadota bacterium genome, TCCGCCGTTGGTTCACTCGCGCCCAGCAGCTCAACTCCGATCTGGTGGAACTGGCGCTGGCGGCCCTTTTGCGGGCGCTCGTAGCGGAAGGCGGGTCCGGCGTAAAAACATTTGAACGGCGTTTCCTGCGTCAGCTTGTTGCTGATGAAGGCGCGCACCACGGCGGCGGTAAATTCCGGCCGCAGGGTGATGCTTTCGTCCCCCGCCATCAGCGTATACATTTCTTTGCTGACCACATCCGACGTGTCGCCCAGCGTGCGCTTGAACACTTCCGTGAACTCAAAAATCGGCGTATCCATGCGCGCGAAGCCGTAAAGCCGGGCGGTGCGCTGCGCAGCCGCGATCACGGCCTGATGGCGGGCAAATGCCTCGGCAAGCAAATCATGCGTCCCGCGCACGGGCTGTAATTCTTGGGCCATTAAAGCTAGGTGTCTCGCTAAATCTAGAGCGGTTTTTTTCTCGTAGCACTCGGTGCTACGCCTCGCGGCACATTGCCTGCGGTAGGGAACTTATGGCGGAATTAGCGATATAAAGCAAGGCCTATTAAGCCCTATTTACCAATGATCAGCGTATTCCCACCCGATGCATCAGGAAGCAGTTGAAAAGGCGCATCTTTGAAATCTTGCGTGCCAACGCCAATACCGTTATTTTTGAGCATTGCTCTCAACGCTTGCACGTCGCTTTCATCCAACGTCAGGCGACCTTCTTTGGCTTTCGATGCAAAGCCGCTAACGGCGCTTGCCTCCAAGCCGGTCAGTTGAAGCTTGTCCCCCTCACCGAGTCTGAAATCTTTAATGTAGGTAACGCGCGCTCTGGATGTATCGACAACAAAAGTATCGGCGCCACGACCACCGGTCATTTGAACATCGCCCGTATTGATCAGCGTATCGTTTCCATCACCGCCTTCAATGCGCGAAACAAAAGCGGCAGCGTGATTAATGATGGTAGTGTTCCCCTTCTTATTTCCATACACAACATCGCCATAGGAGCCCGTTTCTATCGTATGACCGTTACCGGATTTGACATCCCACGCGATCCATTGCTCATCCCTACCTCTGCCAAGCTGTCTTCCCACAATATGCAATGGTTTATCGGAATCTATTTCGACAACGTAATGAACAATTTTTCCAACGGGGATATTGCTATAGAGCCTATCGGTCGTTGGCACCTGTAAAGGCATTGGCGTAGCATCATTCACCTTCACATAGATGTCGCCTTTTTTGCGATCGATGTATATTTCTGCGCCCGGTATCGCTGCGCCGCCGATATCATTCCTAAGTTTTTCTTTATCAGTAAGATCGATATCTTTATCAGTAAACCGGACTAACGTCCCCCGACGAAGAGTGTCCTCAGTAACCCAATTAGCCATCGCTCTCTCCTGTGCTTTCGTTGTCCCGCTTATCAACGAGGCTTGTTGCGGGTATCACGTTATATTAACAGAAATGAAGAGCAGAAATATGACGGTTCGATGAATCTTGTTAAGTTACTGATTGCTAAGTGAACTTCCGGCTTACATAGGCCTCGACCCGGGCCTTGAATTCCTCGGCAATAGTGTCCCCGCGTAGCGTCGCCACTTTCACGCCGTCCTCGAATACTGGGGCGACGGGTGATTCTCCCGTGCCCGGCAGGCTGATGCCGATATGGGCATGTTTGCTCTCGCCCGGGCCGTTGACGATACAGCCCATGACCGCCACATGCATGGCCGCCGCACCGGGATGGTCCTTCGCCCATTGCGGCATGCGGGCGCGCAGGAAGGTTTGGATGTCGGCGGCGAGTTCCTGAAAATAGGTGCTGGTCGTGCGCCCGCAACCGGGGCAGGCAACAACCAGCGGGGCGAAGTTTCGGATGCCCATCGTCTGCAGCAATTCCTGGGCGACGATGACCTCTCGCGTGCGGTCGCCGCCGGGCTCGGGCGTCAGCGAAATGCGCACCGTATCGCCGATGCCTTCCTGCAGCAAAACGGCGAGCGCTGCGGAAGAAGCAACGATGCCTTTGCTGCCCATGCCGGCCTCGGTGAGGCCCAGATGCAGCGCATAATCGCACCGCGCGGCAAGCGCGCGATAAACGGCGATGAGATCCTGCACCCGGCTGACCTTGGCGGAGAGGATAATGTTGCGGCTGGCCATACCCACGGCTTCGGCAGTGGCGGCGCTTTGCAGGGCGGAAACGACCAGCGCCTCGCGCGCCACCATCTCGGCAGGCAGCGGTGCCGCATGGGCAGCATTTTCATCCATCAACCGCGCCAGCAGCGCGTTATCCATCGAGCCCCAATTGACGCCGATGCGGATCGGTTTGTTGTAGGTCAGCGCAATCTCGACCATCTGCGAAAACTGCGCATCCTGCTTCTCGCCAAACCCGACATTGCCGGGGTTGATGCGGTATTTCGCCAGCGCCTGCGCCATTTCTGGAAACGCCGTCAGCAGGCGGTGGCCGTTATAATGGAAATCCCCCACCAGCGGGGCGCTTGGGCCACCGGCTAGCAGCTTTTCATAAATGGCAGGGACGGCTTTAGCTGCCGCTTCGTTATTGACGGTAATGCGCACCAGTTCCGACCCGGCTTCCGCCAGCTGGCGCACCTGGGCAACAGTCGCATCCACATCCGCCGTGTCGGTATTGGTCATGGACTGGACGACGACCGGTGCCCCGCCGCCAATGGCGACGCCACCAATCTGCGTGCCAAGCGATGGGCGGCGCGGGGTCATTCTTCGGTGCTCGCGGGGGCGGGGGTGGCGGGCTCCGCAGCAGGCTCTTCCGGTGCAGCAAGCGCCATACCGGACAGGTCGATGTCATCCATGAAATACGTATCGTTCTCGATACGGTTGACCAGCCGCATCACGTTGTCGTCATAAAAACACGTGAGGAGCCCCTCGCCGGTCAGGCAGTCGAGATTTTGCGGGGTCGGCATTACCAAATTGCGCACGCTTTGCAGCATGGCTTCGGGCACCGGGGCGACGGCGGGCTCCTGCAGCTGCGGCTCCTTCGTGGTGCCGGAAATCTGGGTGAATACCAGCACTGCCAGCAAGGCGACCACCGCCGCCATGCCAAGGCCGCGCCAGTTGCGCGTGCTGCCAAGCCCATGATCATTCGGGCGCGGGGTGAAGGCTTGCGAGGGCGCAACAGGCGCTGGCGCCGCGCCGGTGAAGCACTGGGCGGTGACATGCTCGGCATCCAGCCCAAGGAACTCCGCGTAGGTATGGATGTAGCCGCGCGCATAGACCTGGCCCGGCATCAGCTCGAAACGCCCCTCCTCGATCGCGCTGACATAGCGCGGGCGGATATGCAAGCGCTCGGAGACTTCCTGCTGCGTCAGGTTAAATTGCGCACGCAGATTGGCCATATACGCGCCGATATCGCGCGGGCTCATCGATTCGGGAATGCGGTGCGGCTGATTCATGGATGTGGTTTAGTGAATGTCCGCGGCAAGTGCAATAGCGAGCTGCTAGGCACTGGTGTCCAATAAGCCCGTGGTTGGATTTTTGAGGATTTTTGAGCGAAAATGGTAGGGTGATTTGCAGGAATAGCACCGCTATTTCAAAAATCAGCCTGCCGTTTGCAGCCAAAAAGACCAAAAAGACAGCCCCGGGATTAGTGGACACCACTGCCTAAACATCCACCCCATGATCGCGCGCGAAACGCTCCAGCGGCAGGCGGATGGAGTGCAGCGGCTCGGTGCAGACATAATCGAGGTAATGGGCAAGGTCGCGCACATTCAGGCTGCGCAGCATGGCCTTCACCGGGCCAATGGCGGCTGGCGGCATCGACAGCGCGCGAATGCCACAGGCGATCAGCGCCATCGCATCGACCGGGCGGGTTGCCATATCGCCGCAGAAACCAAGGGCGACCTTGTATTCATTGGCGCAGGCGACGATGTTTTTGATGACGCGCATCACGGCCGGGTTCAGCGTATCGTAGCGCCCGCTGACGCGCGCCGAGCCCCGGTCGCAGGCGAACAGGAACTGGAACAGGTCGTTACTGCCGATGGAAACAAAATCCACCCGGCTCATCAGCTCGGGTAGCTGGAACAGCAGCGACGGGATTTCCAGCATCGTGCCCACCCGCAATTCGGTGGGGGGGGTGATGCCCTCGTCCCGCGCCCGCGCCACTTCCTTGGTGAGCAGCGCTTTCATCGCATCGAATTCCGGAATCTCGGCGATGAAGGGGAACATGACCGAGAGTTTTTCGCCCGCGGCGGCGCGCACCATGGCGCGCAATTGCTGGCGCAGGATGACCGGACGATCGAGCCCGATCCGCGACGCGCGCCAGCCCATAGCCGGGTTTTCCTCCGCGCCAATCTGGATGTAGGGCACCTGCTTATCCCCACCAATATCGAACGAGCGGAAAATGACCGGCTTGCCCTTGGCCTTCTCGATGGAGTCGCGGTAGATGCGTTGCTGGTCGCCGACCGACGGCAGCTCGCGGCTAGCCATATAGGGAAGCTCGGTGCGAAACAGCCCCACCCCATCCACATCCGGCGCCGCGAGATGCTCGGCATGCACGAACAAGCCGAGATTGAGGTTGAGCGAAATACGCACGCCATCAAGCGTCACCGGCGGCAAATCGCGCGTGGCAGCATAGGCCGCGACCTGACTGGCGCGCGCAGCAATTTCACTGTCGGCCGCCGCCTCGATATCCTCCGGCGGACGAATATAAATCAACCCCTGATCGCCCTGCACCACGGCCAGATCGCCGGTGCTGACCACGTTCAGGATATTCTCCACCCGGCCCACCATCGGGATATCCATCATCCGCGCGATGATGGCGACATGGCTGGTCGCTGAACCCTCGGCGAGGATGACCCCCTTCAGGCGTTTCGCATCATATTCCAGCAGCTCTGCCGGCCCCAGCCCATTGGCGACAAGGATAAACGCATCCGGCAGCACACCCAGCGCCGCCGTCGGCTCCATGCCCTGCAGATGGTAGAGTAGCCGCTCGGAAAGATCCTCCAGATCATGCACCCGCTCCTGAATATAGGCGCTGGTAATCTGGCTGAGGCGGGCATGCATTTCCTCCTGCACCTTACGCACCGCCGCTTCGGCAGTGAGGCCGGTATGGATGGCTTCGGCAATGCGGTCGATCCAGCCACGATCCTGGCTGAACAGGCGGTAGCTTTCCAGAATCTCGCGGTGGGCGCTGCCCTCTTCCAGCCCCGATTCATCGATCAGCGCGTTAACGGATTGCTGCAGCGACAGCAGCGCACCATGGAAGCGCATTTCCTCTTCCTCGGGCGATTCGCTGACCAGCGTGGTGATCTCGATTTTGGGCCGGTGCAGCACAATCGGCGCTTTGGCAATGCCGCCTGCCAGCGTCTGCCCGCTGAGCTGCTGGGATTGCAGCATCGGGTGCTCGCCACCGGTGATTTCGAACAGATCGACAATCTTCGCGCCGACCACCAGTTCGGAAATGACCATCGCCACCGCATGCAGAATTTCCGCAAGGTCGGTCGTGTAGCTGCGCGCCTGTTTGCTTTGCACCACCAGCACGCCCATCGTTTTATGGCTGTGCAGCAGCGGCACACCGATGAAGGAGTGATACAGCTCCTCGCCCGTCTCCGGGCGGTAGGCAAATTTGGGATGCGATTGTGGCTCGGCGAGATTCAGGTCGAGCCCGGTGGCCGCCACCTCGCCCACCAGCCCCTCACCCACCCGCAAGCGGGTGACGTGCACGGAGGTTTGCTTCAACCCGTGGCTGGCATAAAGCTCCAGAATATCGCCCGGGCGCGCGAGATAAATCGAGCACACATCTGCATGCAGGGATTCCGCAATCGTGCGCACCAGCACATCGAGCCGCGACTGCGCGGTGCCGCTGCCCGCCGTCATCGCATCGCGCACCAGCCGCAGCAATTTTATCGGCGATTGAATCGCCGAATTCGTCGGATCGATGGGAATAATACTTGCCACAAATGCCGCCTTCTGTGTGAGCGATGCGACGTTTCGCGGCTGTTACTGCGCCGCTTTTACCGCAGCAACATCATGCGGGTATCGCCCCGGCTCGTCAACCGCTTTTCACAGATAGCACGCGCTGCAGTGCAAGAAGAAAACCCCGGGAACATAGCCGGCTTCGTTACCTTCCTTCGCGAGATCTCTGAGCAAAATTTTGGCGGAAGCGCCCTTCATCATTAACTTTCTGGTCTTGAGACTCCCGATGACCCAGGTTCCCCAAGGCCAGATCAACCATGTCACCGGGTGTAAGGGTTACATCCCCTGTGCACACTACCCCGGCTAGTTTTAAATTCTGACCATGCCGCGTGATATTGCTAGTGTTTTGCTCCAGAATATCCGCTTCATTCACACCACCGTTTAAGCGCTGGACAACATTACGAGCAAAAATATCCTGGTAATCTTTCGGCCCCATCTTCTTGAAGAAGGGAAACTTGTCATCCAGGCCCCAGCCAACCTTCGCTTCTTTTGAAGGCGCGGAATTATCAAACACGACCGCAAATGACTTTGGCTCCTGCTGTCCGAACCATTCTATCTTGCTGTCATTGAAAAAGGAGCCCTCGCTTAGACCCTCAACTCTCGACGATCGAATATAGACAGAGAGAAATGCGTCATTGTACGCAATGCTGCTGCTACCGCTGAACACACTGCGTATGGTGACAGGCTTGGTGAGGGCGCAAGCACCATTGGATACTGCAACATGGCGAGACGTCGGATTGGTTATGTTGTAATCTTTATAATCCCCGGTCCTCGTGACCGTACCATTCGTGTAGGCTGTCTCGCCATATGTTCTATCCATGCATGCCCCAGGCTGTTCTACTTCGATCAGCCTAGCAGCTTCATGGTCAATTTTCAATCATTATGGCATTATTATTGAGCTTTTTTGTTAATGTTTAATGAAATACACTTCTTATAAAAAATCTATTAAAACAATTTAATACAATATGTTGACATCCAAATATGCGGTCGCCTGCCCCAGCAGTTCGTCAACAATCTCCTGCGCGGATTGAATGCTGCTTACCATGCCGACCGACTGCCCGGCCATCAGCGAG is a window encoding:
- the ispG gene encoding flavodoxin-dependent (E)-4-hydroxy-3-methylbut-2-enyl-diphosphate synthase, with protein sequence MTPRRPSLGTQIGGVAIGGGAPVVVQSMTNTDTADVDATVAQVRQLAEAGSELVRITVNNEAAAKAVPAIYEKLLAGGPSAPLVGDFHYNGHRLLTAFPEMAQALAKYRINPGNVGFGEKQDAQFSQMVEIALTYNKPIRIGVNWGSMDNALLARLMDENAAHAAPLPAEMVAREALVVSALQSAATAEAVGMASRNIILSAKVSRVQDLIAVYRALAARCDYALHLGLTEAGMGSKGIVASSAALAVLLQEGIGDTVRISLTPEPGGDRTREVIVAQELLQTMGIRNFAPLVVACPGCGRTTSTYFQELAADIQTFLRARMPQWAKDHPGAAAMHVAVMGCIVNGPGESKHAHIGISLPGTGESPVAPVFEDGVKVATLRGDTIAEEFKARVEAYVSRKFT
- a CDS encoding helix-turn-helix transcriptional regulator, giving the protein MNQPHRIPESMSPRDIGAYMANLRAQFNLTQQEVSERLHIRPRYVSAIEEGRFELMPGQVYARGYIHTYAEFLGLDAEHVTAQCFTGAAPAPVAPSQAFTPRPNDHGLGSTRNWRGLGMAAVVALLAVLVFTQISGTTKEPQLQEPAVAPVPEAMLQSVRNLVMPTPQNLDCLTGEGLLTCFYDDNVMRLVNRIENDTYFMDDIDLSGMALAAPEEPAAEPATPAPASTEE
- the ptsP gene encoding phosphoenolpyruvate--protein phosphotransferase gives rise to the protein MASIIPIDPTNSAIQSPIKLLRLVRDAMTAGSGTAQSRLDVLVRTIAESLHADVCSIYLARPGDILELYASHGLKQTSVHVTRLRVGEGLVGEVAATGLDLNLAEPQSHPKFAYRPETGEELYHSFIGVPLLHSHKTMGVLVVQSKQARSYTTDLAEILHAVAMVISELVVGAKIVDLFEITGGEHPMLQSQQLSGQTLAGGIAKAPIVLHRPKIEITTLVSESPEEEEMRFHGALLSLQQSVNALIDESGLEEGSAHREILESYRLFSQDRGWIDRIAEAIHTGLTAEAAVRKVQEEMHARLSQITSAYIQERVHDLEDLSERLLYHLQGMEPTAALGVLPDAFILVANGLGPAELLEYDAKRLKGVILAEGSATSHVAIIARMMDIPMVGRVENILNVVSTGDLAVVQGDQGLIYIRPPEDIEAAADSEIAARASQVAAYAATRDLPPVTLDGVRISLNLNLGLFVHAEHLAAPDVDGVGLFRTELPYMASRELPSVGDQQRIYRDSIEKAKGKPVIFRSFDIGGDKQVPYIQIGAEENPAMGWRASRIGLDRPVILRQQLRAMVRAAAGEKLSVMFPFIAEIPEFDAMKALLTKEVARARDEGITPPTELRVGTMLEIPSLLFQLPELMSRVDFVSIGSNDLFQFLFACDRGSARVSGRYDTLNPAVMRVIKNIVACANEYKVALGFCGDMATRPVDAMALIACGIRALSMPPAAIGPVKAMLRSLNVRDLAHYLDYVCTEPLHSIRLPLERFARDHGVDV